Proteins encoded in a region of the Triticum dicoccoides isolate Atlit2015 ecotype Zavitan chromosome 3A, WEW_v2.0, whole genome shotgun sequence genome:
- the LOC119272652 gene encoding caffeoylshikimate esterase-like, whose translation MAMDQCTDDVKYEEEFIVNSRDTKLFTCAWTPRNSEPKALIFICHGIAAECSVSMRDTASRLVRAGYAVYGIDHEGHGRSSGRRCYVPNFSDVVADCSRHFMSVCDKPENRGKKRFLYGISMGGSIALLLHRKEPAYWDGAVLLAPMCKISDDMRPHPVVVSALKMVCAVAPGWKIIPIPDIIDKVCKDPEIRKKVRSNPYIYRGKLPLKTCHELLMVSLDIEKNLHEVSLPFLVLHGGDDIVTDPLVSKLLFEEASSGDKDLKLYPGMWHALMAELPQDAERVYSDIISWLDQRANCAANVSVVNTGTASA comes from the exons ATGGCCATG GATCAGTGCACCGATGATGTCAAGTATGAAGAG GAGTTTATCGTGAACTCCCGGGACACCAAGCTGTTCACCTGCGCATGGACGCCGCGCAATTCAGAGCCCAAAGCATTAATCTTCATCTGCCATG GGATTGCAGCAGAGTGCAGTGTATCAATGAGAGATACTGCCTCCCGTTTGGTGCGCGCCGGGTACGCCGTCTACGGGATAGACCACGAGGGGCACGGCAGGTCGTCTGGCCGGAGATGCTACGTGCCGAACTTCAGCGACGTCGTCGCCGACTGCTCCCGCCATTTCATGAGCGTCTGCG ATAAGCCGGAGAACAGGGGGAAGAAGCGGTTCCTGTACGGGATCTCCATGGGCGGGAGCATAGCGCTCCTCCTCCACAGGAAGGAGCCAGCCTACTGGGACGGCGCCGTTCTGCTTGCTCCAATGTGCAAG ATTTCTGATGACATGAGACCTCATCCGGTGGTGGTGAGCGCTCTGAAGATGGTATGCGCGGTGGCTCCCGGTTGGAAGATCATACCCATCCCGGACATCATCGACAAGGTTTGCAAAGATCCAGAGATAAGAAAAAAG GTTCGCTCAAATCCGTATATTTACAGGGGAAAGCTCCCATTGAAGACCTGCCATGAACTCCTCATGGTGAGCCTGGACATCGAGAAGAACCTGCACGAG GTGAGCCTGCCGTTCTTGGTGCTGCACGGTGGAGACGACATCGTGACGGATCCTTTGGTGAGCAAGCTGCTGTTCGAGGAAGCGTCGAGCGGGGACAAGGACTTGAAGCTCTACCCTGGGATGTGGCACGCGCTCATGGCGGAGCTCCCCCAGGACGCCGAGCGCGTCTACTCCGACATCATCTCTTGGCTGGACCAGAGGGCGAATTGTGCAGCTAATGTTTCCGTAGTGAATACTGGCACGGCAAGCGCCTAG